The Sphingosinicella humi genome has a window encoding:
- a CDS encoding L,D-transpeptidase codes for MKMRPLLAISLLAVTVAPGWAGAAAAEPGRSSGAIMATVERLKPGEFLWLPQVAPEGPVLVMVSLATQRAVVYRNGVPIGVSTISSGKDGHETPTGIFTILQRKVDHKSNLYNDAPMPYMQRLTWDGIALHAGTLPGYPASHGCIRLPLEFAKRLYGVTKLGLTVVVTDEPSLPRVTPTPDILASDEGALRKAAAGQIVWEPEASPSGPVSIIVSAADRLVIVLRNGKEIGSAPVEIRAAIRGTSAYSLQQPGAADARWLRLALPGAPAAPDGERLPGKIVVDEGFKQAVLSVVRPGTTVVVTADSLHRGEGIELELAEPHS; via the coding sequence ATGAAGATGCGTCCCCTTCTCGCAATATCGCTTTTGGCGGTGACCGTTGCGCCAGGCTGGGCAGGAGCCGCTGCGGCAGAGCCTGGACGAAGCTCCGGAGCCATCATGGCAACGGTGGAAAGGCTGAAGCCGGGAGAGTTCCTGTGGCTCCCCCAAGTCGCTCCCGAGGGGCCCGTCCTCGTAATGGTAAGCCTCGCGACCCAGAGAGCCGTCGTTTACCGCAACGGCGTTCCCATCGGCGTGTCCACCATTTCCAGCGGGAAGGATGGGCACGAGACACCGACGGGCATATTCACCATCCTCCAGCGCAAGGTGGACCATAAGTCCAACCTCTATAACGATGCGCCAATGCCCTACATGCAGCGGCTTACCTGGGACGGCATCGCCCTTCATGCCGGAACCCTGCCGGGATACCCCGCGTCACATGGATGCATTCGTCTCCCGCTGGAGTTCGCCAAGCGGCTGTACGGCGTGACGAAGCTCGGGCTCACCGTCGTGGTGACCGATGAGCCCTCATTGCCGCGGGTGACTCCCACTCCGGATATCCTGGCGAGTGACGAAGGCGCGCTCCGGAAGGCGGCGGCCGGGCAAATCGTCTGGGAGCCAGAGGCTTCGCCGTCGGGACCGGTCTCGATTATCGTCAGCGCCGCCGATCGTCTGGTGATCGTCCTGCGCAACGGCAAGGAGATCGGCTCTGCGCCTGTCGAAATACGTGCCGCCATTCGAGGCACCTCCGCTTACAGCCTACAGCAGCCTGGAGCGGCCGACGCTCGTTGGCTGCGCCTCGCCTTGCCCGGCGCGCCTGCCGCGCCGGACGGGGAGCGGCTGCCAGGCAAAATCGTGGTCGACGAGGGTTTCAAGCAGGCGGTGCTGTCAGTGGTGCGCCCTGGCACGACCGTCGTCGTGACGGCCGACTCGCTTCACCGTGGCGAAGGCATCGAACTGGAGCTGGCGGAGCCGCA
- a CDS encoding MBL fold metallo-hydrolase: protein MDHLPTLAFHGAARTVTGSCMEVISGQRRLLIDCGLFQGSRTLETLNREPFPFDARSLDAVILTHAHIDHSGLLPKLVRDGYRGPIWCTGPTKDLLGHMLPDAGRIQESEAERRNRRADRADEEPVEPIYTEADALAAWRQCRSAPLDTSFEPAPALKARLWNAGHILGSASVELEVAGTRLFFSGDIGPEHKAFHPDPEGPSGIDHVVCESTYGDRFATRSASRSAAPSLSRRSRRP from the coding sequence GTGGATCACCTGCCGACCCTCGCCTTCCATGGCGCCGCGCGTACTGTCACCGGCTCGTGCATGGAGGTGATTTCCGGCCAACGCCGCCTTCTCATCGACTGCGGGCTTTTCCAGGGATCGCGAACGCTCGAGACACTCAATCGTGAACCGTTCCCGTTCGATGCGCGCTCCCTAGACGCCGTCATCCTGACCCACGCTCATATCGATCATTCCGGCCTGCTGCCGAAGCTTGTCCGGGACGGCTACCGGGGGCCTATTTGGTGCACGGGCCCCACCAAGGATCTTTTGGGACACATGCTACCCGATGCGGGCAGGATCCAGGAAAGCGAGGCGGAGCGCCGGAACCGACGCGCCGATCGGGCGGACGAAGAGCCGGTCGAACCGATCTATACGGAAGCGGACGCTCTCGCCGCCTGGCGCCAGTGCCGGAGTGCTCCGCTCGACACATCGTTCGAGCCGGCGCCAGCCCTCAAGGCCCGCCTGTGGAATGCCGGCCACATCCTCGGCTCCGCCTCGGTCGAGCTGGAGGTCGCGGGCACGCGTCTGTTCTTCTCCGGAGACATCGGCCCCGAGCACAAGGCCTTCCACCCGGACCCGGAGGGCCCCTCGGGAATTGACCATGTCGTGTGCGAGAGCACCTATGGCGACCGTTTCGCGACGAGGTCAGCATCGAGGAGCGCCGCTCCATCCTTGAGTCGGAGATCAAGGCGGCCCTGA